The Myxococcus virescens genome has a segment encoding these proteins:
- a CDS encoding cold-shock protein: protein MATGTVKWFNDAKGFGFITQDGGGEDVFCHHTAINMDGFRTLAEGQKVEFEVTRGPKGLQAQNVRAAG, encoded by the coding sequence ATGGCAACCGGTACCGTGAAGTGGTTCAACGACGCGAAGGGCTTTGGCTTCATCACCCAGGACGGCGGCGGTGAAGACGTGTTCTGCCACCACACCGCCATCAACATGGACGGCTTCCGCACCCTGGCCGAAGGCCAGAAGGTGGAGTTCGAAGTCACCCGTGGCCCCAAGGGCCTCCAGGCGCAGAACGTCCGCGCCGCCGGCTAA
- a CDS encoding BamA/TamA family outer membrane protein, with product MPCVPLSLPALLVATSLAAAPSSSEASSDAPAQGLASAIDNYEDALIDEALARHGRVLEPAPEGKILEEVLVATENVVAEIDPFPDFLNIFHARTRDDVVRREVLLQVGAPYSEVLAQETARNLRGLRLFSMVRLVAVKGRTPDSVALMAVTKDIWSLRLNSDFAAVGSLLQYLKLQGTEQNFLGRGKRIAVDFVLRQDTLSLGQSYTDPRVLGSRWSLSESIAVIHGRETGKTEGSRGNFAVSRPLYSLSTPWSASASVSWNVETSRVYRGASIWQLPFPGGPAVPYIYRTEEVVGGLSYTRSMGTRYKWNVGGTVGAYHYAYGAPLASGLSPEQSEWFNRNYLPRAEDAGYVGLSLRAFDARYEVLRDVDSYVLAEDFQMGHWVAATLRYAPPVFGEQSHFVEGGLALRYRLRLGDTLTTASLSGAVRRPLGPGGAWTNRRWAAELIEVSPKVLGGRFVARGLLDVNIDDLFDRIHLLGGANGLRGAGADAYSGRRLLLFNLEYRSRPIVVKTVHLGGVLFWDSGSAFNDRPSMVHTVGMGLRLLFPQFNVLPFRVDFGYVLNDARPPVGSRFSFAGGQMTDVRPTFMETPL from the coding sequence ATGCCTTGCGTGCCGCTTTCGCTGCCTGCGTTGCTCGTCGCCACGTCTCTCGCGGCCGCGCCTTCCTCGTCGGAAGCGTCGTCTGACGCGCCGGCGCAGGGGCTCGCGTCGGCCATCGACAACTACGAGGACGCGCTGATTGACGAGGCCCTGGCCCGGCATGGACGGGTGCTGGAGCCGGCGCCGGAGGGCAAGATTCTGGAAGAGGTGTTGGTGGCCACCGAGAACGTGGTGGCCGAAATCGACCCCTTCCCGGACTTCCTCAACATCTTCCATGCCCGGACGCGGGACGACGTCGTCCGGCGCGAGGTGCTGCTCCAGGTGGGGGCGCCGTACTCGGAGGTGCTCGCCCAGGAGACGGCGCGCAACCTGCGCGGGCTGCGCCTGTTCTCCATGGTCCGCCTGGTGGCGGTGAAGGGGCGCACGCCGGACTCGGTGGCGCTGATGGCCGTCACCAAGGACATCTGGTCGCTGCGGCTCAACAGTGACTTCGCGGCGGTGGGCTCGCTGCTCCAGTATTTGAAGTTGCAGGGCACGGAGCAGAACTTCCTGGGGCGCGGCAAGCGCATCGCCGTGGACTTCGTGCTGCGGCAGGACACCCTCAGTCTGGGGCAGAGCTACACCGACCCGCGCGTGCTGGGCAGCCGCTGGTCGCTGAGCGAGTCCATCGCCGTCATCCACGGGCGGGAGACGGGCAAGACGGAGGGCTCGCGCGGCAACTTCGCGGTGAGCCGGCCGTTGTACTCGCTGTCCACGCCGTGGAGCGCCAGCGCCTCCGTGTCCTGGAACGTGGAGACCAGCCGTGTCTACCGGGGCGCGTCCATCTGGCAGCTGCCATTCCCAGGCGGGCCCGCGGTGCCCTACATCTACCGGACCGAAGAGGTGGTGGGCGGCCTCTCGTACACGCGCTCGATGGGCACCCGCTACAAGTGGAACGTGGGCGGCACGGTGGGGGCCTACCATTACGCCTACGGCGCGCCGCTGGCGTCCGGCCTGTCCCCGGAGCAGTCGGAGTGGTTCAACCGCAACTACCTGCCGCGCGCCGAGGACGCCGGCTACGTCGGCCTGAGCCTGCGCGCCTTCGACGCGCGCTACGAGGTGCTGCGGGACGTGGACTCGTACGTCCTGGCCGAGGACTTCCAGATGGGCCACTGGGTGGCGGCCACCCTGCGCTACGCGCCGCCGGTGTTTGGCGAGCAGAGCCACTTCGTCGAAGGTGGGCTGGCGCTGCGCTACCGCCTGCGGCTGGGGGACACGCTCACCACCGCCTCCCTGTCGGGCGCCGTCCGCCGTCCGCTGGGGCCTGGGGGCGCGTGGACCAACCGGCGCTGGGCGGCGGAGTTGATTGAAGTGTCGCCCAAGGTGCTGGGCGGGCGCTTCGTGGCGCGCGGGCTGCTGGATGTGAATATCGACGACCTGTTCGACCGCATCCACCTGCTGGGCGGCGCCAACGGCCTGCGCGGCGCGGGCGCGGATGCGTACTCCGGCCGGCGGCTCCTGCTCTTCAACCTGGAGTACCGAAGCCGCCCCATCGTCGTGAAGACGGTGCACCTGGGCGGCGTGCTCTTCTGGGACTCGGGCAGCGCCTTCAATGACCGGCCCTCCATGGTGCACACGGTGGGCATGGGCCTGCGGCTGCTCTTCCCGCAGTTCAACGTCCTGCCCTTCCGCGTGGACTTCGGCTACGTGCTCAACGACGCGCGGCCGCCGGTGGGTAGCCGCTTCTCCTTCGCGGGCGGGCAGATGACGGACGTGCGGCCCACCTTCATGGAGACGCCGCTGTAG
- the odhB gene encoding 2-oxoglutarate dehydrogenase complex dihydrolipoyllysine-residue succinyltransferase, producing the protein MAVEIKVPPLGESITEAVVGKWNKKPGDAVTADEPLVVLETDKVTIDVPAPSAGSLSSIAFKEGDKVRVGEVLGLLEAGAGAPAAKPAAAAPAAAPAPAAEPPAASDARSTPTARKVAEENRVDISQVKGSGAGGRVHKDDVLGQLNRPATPAAPAQPAGPRPNAAREERVRMTPLRKRVAERLIQAQSTAAMLTTFNEVDMGEVMALRKKYNDKFQQKHGVKLGFMSFFIRASVEALKAFPQINAEIDGEDVIFKHYYDIGVAVSGSRGLVVPVVRNADKQGLAELEKSVGELGTKARNDKLALADLQGGTFTITNGGIFGSMLSTPILNPPQTGILGMHNIVERPVARDGQVVIRPIMYIALTYDHRLVDGREAVQFLVRVKECIEDPERLLLDV; encoded by the coding sequence ATGGCCGTTGAAATCAAAGTGCCCCCCCTGGGCGAGTCCATCACCGAAGCCGTCGTCGGCAAGTGGAACAAGAAGCCGGGTGACGCAGTCACCGCCGACGAGCCGCTCGTCGTCCTGGAGACCGACAAGGTCACCATCGACGTGCCGGCCCCGTCCGCGGGCTCGCTGTCCAGCATCGCCTTCAAGGAGGGCGACAAGGTCCGCGTGGGCGAGGTGCTCGGCCTCCTCGAGGCAGGCGCCGGCGCTCCCGCCGCCAAGCCCGCCGCCGCGGCTCCTGCCGCCGCGCCCGCTCCCGCCGCCGAGCCGCCCGCCGCGTCCGACGCGCGCTCCACGCCCACCGCGCGCAAGGTGGCCGAGGAGAACCGGGTGGACATCTCCCAGGTGAAGGGCAGCGGCGCCGGTGGCCGCGTGCACAAGGACGACGTGCTGGGTCAGCTCAACCGCCCGGCCACGCCCGCCGCCCCGGCGCAGCCGGCCGGCCCCCGCCCGAACGCCGCCCGCGAGGAGCGCGTGCGGATGACGCCGCTGCGCAAGCGCGTGGCCGAGCGCCTCATCCAGGCCCAGTCCACCGCCGCCATGCTCACCACCTTCAACGAGGTGGACATGGGCGAGGTGATGGCCCTGCGCAAGAAGTACAACGACAAGTTCCAGCAGAAGCACGGCGTGAAGCTCGGCTTCATGAGCTTCTTCATCCGTGCCTCCGTCGAGGCCCTCAAGGCCTTCCCGCAAATCAACGCGGAGATTGACGGCGAGGACGTCATCTTCAAGCACTACTACGACATCGGCGTGGCCGTCAGCGGCAGCCGCGGTCTGGTGGTGCCGGTGGTGCGCAACGCGGACAAGCAGGGCCTGGCGGAGCTGGAGAAGTCCGTGGGCGAGCTGGGCACCAAGGCGCGCAATGACAAGCTGGCCCTGGCCGACCTCCAGGGTGGCACCTTCACCATCACCAACGGCGGCATCTTCGGCTCCATGCTGTCCACGCCCATCCTCAACCCGCCGCAGACGGGCATCCTGGGCATGCACAACATCGTCGAACGCCCCGTGGCCCGCGACGGCCAGGTCGTGATTCGGCCCATCATGTACATCGCGCTCACCTACGACCACCGGCTGGTCGACGGCCGCGAGGCCGTTCAGTTCCTGGTGCGCGTGAAGGAGTGCATCGAGGACCCGGAGCGGCTGCTCCTGGACGTCTGA
- a CDS encoding UPF0489 family protein: METEDDAPRHLRLAGIIRLGLGGGRGPRDAYVFDPHRLALPAWACALGDTEGPALLVTLDRHLDTVMPRAPAAVPDRTAGLRALDEHARWALDVRNYDHILAAMEAGLVGDALLIARTRPRGAFAGDTYVDTRGRAHRLVAVPTVDRAAEAYSRPAPGDAVRDVLDAAGRVLLDVDLDCFTSLSDADPTTVLPWPQQVIREFLLPEDSEPFWDAVLRKTVALTLAREPHHCGGLLASGDLFRDAAQLLFRELLRTEPP; encoded by the coding sequence ATGGAAACGGAAGACGACGCCCCGCGGCACCTGCGCCTTGCCGGCATCATCCGACTGGGACTGGGCGGAGGACGGGGCCCCCGAGATGCCTACGTGTTCGACCCGCACCGGCTCGCCCTCCCCGCGTGGGCCTGCGCCCTGGGCGACACGGAGGGCCCCGCCCTGCTGGTGACGCTGGACCGGCACCTGGACACCGTGATGCCCCGGGCCCCCGCGGCCGTGCCGGACCGGACGGCCGGGCTGCGCGCGCTGGATGAACATGCCCGCTGGGCGCTGGACGTGCGCAACTACGACCACATCCTCGCGGCCATGGAGGCGGGGCTGGTGGGAGACGCGCTGCTGATTGCCCGCACCCGCCCCCGCGGCGCCTTCGCGGGCGACACCTACGTGGACACGCGGGGCCGCGCGCACCGGCTGGTGGCGGTGCCCACCGTGGACCGGGCGGCGGAGGCCTACAGCCGCCCTGCCCCCGGCGACGCCGTGCGCGACGTGCTGGACGCGGCAGGCCGGGTGCTGCTGGACGTGGACCTGGACTGCTTCACGTCCCTGAGCGACGCGGACCCGACGACGGTGCTCCCCTGGCCCCAACAGGTGATTCGCGAGTTCCTGCTTCCAGAGGACTCGGAGCCCTTCTGGGACGCGGTGCTGCGAAAGACGGTGGCGCTGACGCTGGCGCGCGAGCCCCACCACTGCGGCGGGCTGCTCGCGTCCGGGGACTTGTTCCGGGACGCGGCCCAGCTGCTGTTCCGGGAGCTCTTGCGCACCGAGCCCCCGTGA
- a CDS encoding S9 family peptidase translates to MRHVLTAALLLASASSSAQEQKPLTMSKTQRSQDPFLRQFSETRRFMSGRPGGVRISPDEKSILFLRTQPTSNVQTLYAFDVESGQTQELLTPEAILKGAEETLTPEEKARRERMRVSARGFTSYQVSEDGNRLLVPLSGRLFVVDRASGKVTELKTGPGTLDPRFSPDGKQVSYVRDHDVYRIDVAANREQRVTKGGTEAKSHGVAEFVAQEEMGRFTGYWWSPDAKSIAYTEADTTEVEKLTIVDVMHPERGGEDFAYPRPGKANAKVRLGITPVTGGKTVWAQWDAAKYPYLATVTWPKGGPLTALVQNREQTEQKLLAVDPRTGKSRELLTEQDAAWLNLEQVFPLWLEDGSGFLWYTERNGGPEVELRKADGARVRTLVKPDAGFRSLARYIQKDDTLYFNGGPNPTQSHLWRVKAGGAPEKVTTGLDIESGSVSKSGGLMVMNGQGLKSMPKVQVVRADGTTVGELPSVAKEPPYTPNVEQRQVGPERFWTSLVRPRDFKPGKKLPVIVEVYGGPTTTVVHKSMAAHLMSQWVADQGFLVVKMDGRGTPLRGAKWEREVKGDFSGVTLEDQVAALQALAKEVPELDLSRVGISGWSFGGYMSALAVLKRPDVFKAGVAGAPVVDWLDYDTHYTERYLGVPQQNPEAYEKSSLLTYAKQDKPMGKLLLIHGTADDNVYFFHTLKLSDALFRAGKPHDLLPLSGLTHMVPDPLVTERQWERVMDHFKRNL, encoded by the coding sequence ATGCGCCACGTCCTCACCGCCGCGCTCCTGCTTGCGAGCGCTTCGTCCTCCGCCCAGGAGCAGAAGCCCCTGACCATGTCCAAGACGCAGCGGTCGCAAGACCCCTTCCTGCGCCAGTTCTCGGAGACGCGCCGCTTCATGAGCGGCCGGCCCGGCGGCGTGCGCATCTCCCCTGACGAGAAGAGCATCCTCTTCCTGCGCACCCAGCCCACGTCCAACGTGCAGACGCTCTACGCGTTCGACGTGGAGAGCGGGCAGACGCAGGAGCTGCTCACCCCCGAGGCCATCCTCAAGGGCGCCGAGGAGACGCTCACCCCCGAGGAGAAGGCCCGCCGTGAGCGCATGCGCGTCAGCGCCCGGGGCTTCACCAGCTACCAGGTGTCCGAGGACGGCAACCGGCTGCTGGTGCCCCTGTCCGGCCGCCTCTTCGTGGTGGACCGCGCCAGCGGCAAGGTGACGGAGCTGAAGACGGGCCCGGGCACGTTGGATCCGCGCTTCTCCCCGGACGGCAAGCAGGTGTCCTACGTGCGGGACCACGACGTGTACCGCATCGACGTGGCCGCCAACCGCGAGCAGCGCGTCACCAAGGGCGGCACCGAGGCGAAGTCGCACGGCGTGGCCGAGTTCGTCGCCCAGGAGGAGATGGGGCGCTTCACCGGCTACTGGTGGAGCCCGGACGCGAAGTCCATCGCGTACACGGAGGCGGACACGACGGAGGTGGAGAAGCTCACCATCGTCGACGTGATGCACCCCGAGCGCGGCGGCGAGGACTTCGCGTACCCGCGCCCCGGCAAGGCCAACGCCAAGGTGCGCCTGGGCATCACCCCCGTCACCGGTGGGAAGACCGTGTGGGCGCAGTGGGACGCGGCGAAGTACCCGTACCTGGCCACCGTGACGTGGCCCAAGGGTGGTCCGCTCACCGCGCTGGTGCAGAACCGGGAGCAGACCGAGCAGAAGCTGCTCGCGGTGGACCCGCGCACGGGCAAGTCGCGGGAGCTGCTGACGGAGCAGGACGCCGCCTGGCTCAACCTGGAGCAGGTCTTCCCGCTGTGGCTGGAGGATGGCAGCGGCTTCCTCTGGTACACGGAGCGCAACGGCGGCCCGGAGGTGGAGCTGCGCAAGGCGGACGGCGCGCGGGTGCGCACCCTGGTGAAGCCGGACGCGGGCTTCCGCTCGCTGGCGCGCTACATCCAGAAGGATGACACGCTCTACTTCAACGGCGGCCCCAACCCCACGCAGAGCCACCTGTGGCGCGTGAAGGCCGGTGGCGCGCCGGAGAAGGTGACGACGGGGCTCGACATCGAGTCGGGCTCGGTGTCCAAGAGCGGCGGGCTGATGGTGATGAATGGCCAGGGCCTCAAGTCCATGCCCAAGGTGCAGGTGGTGCGCGCGGACGGAACCACCGTGGGCGAGCTGCCCTCGGTGGCGAAGGAGCCGCCCTACACGCCCAACGTGGAGCAGCGGCAGGTGGGCCCCGAGCGCTTCTGGACGTCCCTGGTGCGCCCGCGCGACTTCAAGCCCGGCAAGAAGCTGCCCGTCATCGTCGAGGTGTACGGCGGCCCCACCACCACCGTGGTCCACAAGAGCATGGCCGCGCACCTGATGTCGCAGTGGGTGGCGGACCAGGGCTTCCTCGTGGTGAAGATGGACGGCCGCGGCACCCCGCTGCGCGGCGCGAAGTGGGAGCGCGAGGTGAAGGGCGACTTCTCCGGCGTCACGCTGGAGGACCAGGTCGCCGCGCTCCAGGCGCTGGCCAAGGAAGTCCCGGAGCTGGACTTGTCCCGCGTGGGCATCTCCGGCTGGAGCTTCGGCGGGTACATGTCCGCGCTGGCCGTGCTCAAGCGCCCGGACGTCTTCAAGGCCGGCGTGGCCGGCGCCCCGGTGGTGGACTGGCTGGACTACGACACCCACTACACCGAGCGCTACCTGGGCGTGCCGCAGCAGAACCCGGAGGCCTACGAGAAGAGCTCGCTGCTCACGTACGCCAAGCAGGACAAGCCCATGGGCAAGCTGCTGCTCATCCACGGCACCGCGGACGACAACGTCTACTTCTTCCACACGCTGAAGCTGAGTGACGCGCTCTTCCGCGCCGGCAAGCCGCATGACCTGCTGCCGCTGAGCGGCCTGACGCACATGGTGCCCGACCCGCTCGTCACCGAGCGCCAGTGGGAGCGCGTCATGGACCACTTCAAGCGCAACCTGTAG
- the fabI gene encoding enoyl-ACP reductase FabI — protein sequence MLLQGKKLLITGVLTPQSLAYGIAEHALAQGAEVLLTGFGRAKSLTERSAKRLKPGMEVLELDVTNSAHFPALTDALRQRWDRVDGVLHSIAFAPEDALGGNFLNTPWESVQTAFRISTFSLKELSVACLPLMTQGGSIVTLDFDNRVAWPIYDWMGVCKAALESTVRYLARDLGPKGIRVNALAAGPLSTIAAKGIPGFKALERGWGQQAPLGWSAKDSHDMVARTACALLSDWLPSTTGEMIHVDGGYHAIGAPPVTPDADELPPKPAGE from the coding sequence ATGCTGCTCCAAGGCAAGAAGCTGCTCATCACCGGGGTGCTCACGCCTCAGTCCCTGGCCTACGGCATCGCCGAGCACGCGCTGGCTCAGGGGGCCGAGGTCCTCCTCACCGGCTTCGGTCGGGCCAAGTCCCTCACCGAGCGGAGCGCCAAGCGCCTCAAGCCGGGAATGGAGGTGCTGGAATTGGACGTCACCAACTCCGCCCACTTCCCCGCACTCACGGACGCCCTGCGCCAGCGGTGGGACCGGGTGGACGGCGTGTTGCATTCCATTGCCTTTGCGCCCGAAGATGCTTTGGGTGGCAACTTTCTCAACACCCCGTGGGAGAGCGTGCAGACGGCGTTCCGCATCTCCACGTTCTCGCTGAAGGAGCTGTCGGTGGCGTGCCTGCCGCTGATGACGCAGGGGGGCTCCATCGTCACGCTGGACTTCGACAACCGCGTCGCCTGGCCCATCTACGACTGGATGGGGGTGTGCAAGGCGGCCCTGGAGTCCACGGTGCGCTACCTGGCGCGCGACCTGGGCCCCAAGGGCATCCGCGTCAACGCCCTGGCCGCCGGTCCCCTGTCCACCATCGCCGCGAAGGGCATTCCAGGCTTCAAGGCCCTGGAGCGTGGCTGGGGTCAGCAGGCCCCCCTGGGCTGGAGCGCGAAGGACAGCCACGACATGGTGGCCCGCACCGCGTGTGCCCTGCTGTCGGATTGGCTGCCCTCCACCACCGGCGAAATGATCCACGTGGACGGTGGCTACCACGCCATTGGCGCGCCTCCGGTGACGCCGGACGCGGACGAGCTCCCGCCCAAGCCCGCCGGCGAGTAG
- a CDS encoding 2-oxoglutarate dehydrogenase E1 component yields the protein MANFQDTFLSGANIDFIEGLYARYLEDPASVDASWREVFDRSNGAGRPIFSTRLLEPVAAPAAAKGGGKGAASKAQVAPAAQPAPVAAPGQSVQDISLQARVDHVIFAFRLRGHLRAKLDPLGRPRPALAHVADVALVDDSHFTDAEVQQLVETNGVFGEQRVRLTELLARLRRTYTDTIGVEYMHMLDSERRRWLMHRMESNENRTDFSPDECRHILTKLSYAEGFEHFLHTKYVGAKRFSLDGGEALIPMLDALGEVATGMGLREIVIGMAHRGRLNVLTNILGKQPDQIFSEFDGPRNPQDYLGRGDVKYHMGFSSDHTTRQGRKLHLSLAFNPSHLEAVDPVVEGRVRAKQDRGGDTERTSVMPLLIHGDAAFIGQGVVAETLNLSGLKGYTTGGTVHIVINNQVGFTTDPHDSRSSLYSTAIAQMLDIPVFHVNGDDPEACVHIAKLVAEYRQTFKSDVVIDLVCYRRYGHNEGDEPSFTQPAMYDIIRKHPTVRTLYAAKLAEQNKIPAEESEAIKQRCQQEFDAALTRARQESQFKEPSALEGLWKPYQGGSLKSAPDVSTAVDKQVLCDALRKLSTLPEGFNVHRDVERTVIKKRLGMLDSGELQWSEGESLAYATLLSEGYNIRITGQDSERGTFSHRHAVVHDVKTGEKFVPLRQFVSGKGKNGFHVYNSPLSEMGVLGFEYGYSLDVPDGLTAWEAQFGDFGNGAQIIIDQFIAAGESKWRRLSGLTLLLPHGYEGQGPEHSSARLERFLDLCAEDNIQVCYPTTPAQIFHLLRRQVLRPVRKPLVIMSPKSLLRRPEATSKVEELATGTFQEVILDRVDPAGVTRLLLCSGKVYYDLVKARDERKDESIAIVRLEQLYPFASDVLAGLIAKMPKLAELLWVQEEPRNAGAWHFMFPRLHDLASTQSKQQVKIGYIGRAEAASPATGFPKTHEYEQQLIIEEAILRGTKNGR from the coding sequence ATGGCGAATTTCCAGGACACGTTTCTTTCCGGCGCCAACATCGACTTCATCGAGGGCCTCTACGCCCGTTATCTGGAGGACCCCGCCAGCGTGGATGCAAGCTGGCGGGAGGTCTTCGACCGCAGCAACGGCGCCGGACGACCCATCTTCAGCACCCGGCTGCTGGAGCCCGTAGCGGCTCCAGCGGCGGCCAAGGGGGGCGGCAAGGGCGCCGCGTCCAAGGCCCAGGTCGCGCCGGCGGCGCAGCCCGCCCCGGTGGCCGCGCCCGGCCAGTCCGTCCAGGACATCTCGCTGCAGGCGCGCGTGGACCACGTCATCTTCGCCTTCCGCCTGCGCGGCCACCTGCGCGCGAAGCTGGATCCGCTCGGCCGTCCGCGCCCGGCGCTGGCGCACGTGGCGGATGTGGCCCTGGTGGATGACAGCCACTTCACCGACGCCGAGGTCCAGCAGCTCGTGGAGACCAATGGCGTGTTCGGTGAGCAGCGCGTGCGCCTGACGGAGCTGCTGGCGCGCCTGCGCCGCACGTACACGGACACCATCGGCGTCGAGTACATGCACATGCTCGACAGCGAGCGCCGCCGCTGGCTGATGCACCGGATGGAGTCCAACGAGAACCGCACCGACTTCTCCCCGGACGAGTGCCGGCACATCCTCACCAAGCTGTCGTACGCGGAGGGCTTCGAGCACTTCCTCCACACCAAGTACGTGGGCGCCAAGCGCTTCAGCCTGGACGGCGGCGAGGCGCTCATCCCCATGCTGGACGCGCTGGGCGAAGTGGCCACCGGCATGGGCCTGAGGGAGATCGTCATCGGCATGGCCCACCGCGGCCGCCTCAACGTGCTGACGAACATCCTGGGCAAGCAGCCGGATCAGATCTTCAGCGAGTTCGACGGTCCCCGGAACCCGCAGGACTACCTGGGCCGCGGCGACGTGAAGTACCACATGGGCTTCTCGTCGGACCACACCACGCGCCAGGGCCGCAAGCTGCACCTGTCGCTGGCCTTCAACCCCAGCCACCTGGAAGCGGTGGACCCGGTGGTGGAGGGCCGCGTGCGCGCCAAGCAGGACCGCGGCGGCGACACCGAGCGCACCAGCGTGATGCCGCTGCTCATCCACGGCGACGCGGCCTTCATCGGCCAGGGCGTGGTGGCGGAGACGCTCAACCTGTCCGGCCTCAAGGGCTACACCACGGGCGGCACGGTCCACATCGTCATCAACAACCAGGTCGGCTTCACCACCGACCCGCACGACTCGCGCTCGTCGCTCTACTCCACCGCCATCGCGCAGATGCTGGACATCCCCGTCTTCCATGTGAACGGGGATGATCCGGAGGCCTGCGTCCACATCGCGAAGCTGGTGGCCGAGTACCGCCAGACGTTCAAGTCGGACGTCGTCATCGACCTGGTCTGCTACCGCCGCTACGGCCACAACGAAGGTGACGAGCCCTCGTTCACGCAGCCGGCGATGTACGACATCATCCGCAAGCACCCGACGGTGCGCACGCTCTACGCGGCGAAGCTGGCGGAGCAGAACAAGATTCCGGCCGAGGAGTCGGAGGCCATCAAGCAGCGCTGCCAGCAGGAGTTCGACGCGGCGCTCACCCGCGCGCGCCAGGAGAGCCAGTTCAAGGAGCCCAGCGCGCTGGAAGGCCTGTGGAAGCCCTACCAGGGCGGCTCGCTGAAGAGCGCGCCGGACGTGTCCACCGCGGTGGACAAGCAGGTGCTGTGCGACGCGCTGCGCAAGCTGTCCACGCTGCCGGAGGGCTTCAACGTCCACCGCGACGTGGAGCGCACCGTCATCAAGAAGCGCCTGGGCATGCTGGACAGCGGCGAGCTGCAGTGGAGCGAGGGCGAGTCGCTGGCCTACGCCACGCTGCTCTCCGAGGGCTACAACATCCGCATCACCGGCCAGGACAGCGAGCGCGGCACGTTCAGCCACCGCCACGCGGTGGTGCACGACGTGAAGACGGGCGAGAAGTTCGTCCCGCTGCGCCAGTTCGTCAGCGGCAAGGGCAAGAACGGCTTCCACGTCTACAACAGCCCGCTGTCGGAGATGGGCGTGCTCGGCTTCGAGTACGGCTACAGCCTGGACGTGCCGGACGGTCTGACGGCCTGGGAAGCGCAGTTCGGCGACTTCGGCAACGGCGCGCAGATCATCATCGACCAGTTCATCGCCGCCGGTGAGAGCAAGTGGCGCCGCCTCAGCGGCCTCACCCTGCTGTTGCCGCACGGCTACGAAGGCCAGGGCCCGGAGCACTCCAGCGCGCGTCTGGAGCGCTTCCTGGACCTGTGCGCCGAGGACAACATCCAGGTCTGCTACCCCACCACGCCCGCGCAGATCTTCCACCTGCTGCGCCGTCAGGTGCTGCGCCCGGTGCGCAAGCCGCTGGTCATCATGTCGCCCAAGAGCCTGCTGCGCCGGCCGGAGGCCACCAGCAAGGTGGAGGAGCTGGCCACGGGCACCTTCCAGGAAGTCATCCTGGACCGGGTGGACCCGGCGGGCGTGACGCGGCTGCTGCTGTGCAGCGGCAAGGTGTACTACGACCTGGTGAAGGCGCGGGACGAGCGCAAGGACGAGAGCATCGCCATCGTCCGGCTGGAGCAGCTCTACCCGTTCGCCTCCGACGTGCTGGCGGGGCTCATCGCGAAGATGCCGAAGCTCGCCGAGCTCCTGTGGGTGCAGGAAGAGCCGCGCAACGCTGGCGCGTGGCACTTCATGTTCCCCCGCCTGCACGACCTGGCCTCCACGCAGTCGAAGCAGCAGGTGAAGATCGGCTACATCGGTCGCGCCGAAGCCGCCAGCCCCGCCACGGGCTTCCCCAAGACGCACGAATACGAGCAGCAGCTCATCATCGAGGAAGCCATCCTCCGAGGGACCAAGAATGGCCGTTGA
- a CDS encoding response regulator yields the protein MSTHSTNVLLVDDSPTVRNIVKIYLMNLKVSTVEADDATRGLQILRLVPVSLVIADINMPGMDGITFVKEVRASAMPQVRSVPILLLTAEKNVDLRQRGTEAGANAFIQKPVSHHELTETVRQFLTKA from the coding sequence GTGAGCACCCACAGCACCAACGTCTTGCTGGTGGACGACAGCCCGACGGTTCGGAACATCGTCAAGATCTACCTGATGAACCTCAAGGTCTCGACCGTCGAGGCTGACGATGCGACCCGGGGGCTGCAGATTCTGCGGCTGGTGCCGGTGAGTCTGGTCATCGCGGACATCAACATGCCGGGGATGGATGGCATCACCTTCGTCAAGGAGGTGCGCGCCAGCGCGATGCCGCAGGTCCGCTCGGTGCCCATCCTGCTGCTGACGGCGGAGAAGAACGTGGACCTGCGTCAGCGCGGCACCGAGGCCGGCGCCAACGCCTTCATCCAGAAGCCGGTGTCCCACCACGAGCTGACGGAAACGGTCCGTCAGTTCCTCACCAAGGCCTGA